In Streptantibioticus cattleyicolor NRRL 8057 = DSM 46488, a genomic segment contains:
- a CDS encoding transglycosylase domain-containing protein: MGTRSKAGSRRADAAGGKPRRRLLKWSLGSVLGLVLLGMAAFAALYLYVDIPKANAAAMAQANIYKTADGKVIARTGQVNRERVPLSQIPQPVQHAFVAAENKTFYSDSGVDLKGMTRALYNTVSGHGKQGGSTITQQYVKNFYLNQNQTVSRKLKELFISLKVDREMSKDQILEGYLNTVFFGRRAYGIQAAAQAYYGVDVSKLTVAQGAYLATLVQAPGEYDMATATPEGKRLATQRWNYVLDNMVQMHWLDPAQRARTAFAQPHAPKGTPGLTGQTGYFVELANKQLTSSGAVDADELAAGGWTITLTIDPAKQKDLEQAVKTELTDQLDPAQRKADADVQAGAVSVDPRNGQVVALYGGAGYPKQWISNATRTDYQVASTFKPLVLAAALENGASTQDGRRITADTVYDGTNRRPVQGTPTPFAPPNEDQVSYGPITVQKAMDQSVNSVFAQMAVDVGLNKVADTAVKLGMPADTAGLRDGPAIALGTMGASPLQMAGIYATFDDHGRKVTPSIVKSAVRGGTPVQLKNPVGDQAVSRSTADTLTSVLTGVVNSGTGTSAHQDSQVAGKTGTSDNNKSAWFTGYTPNLVTSVGLFAQDAKNGSQSTLRGLAGGGRVNGGGLPAQIWGSYTRAALEGTDAQQFDLQTDQGAALQPDTPVGSAPPATSSAPPSTPPSAPASHAASAPPVPGSGSSDAPSHGNHGGGSHQPGGGPGGTGGHTQAPPPVQPTVPPPPTGNAQQPPGDGGQGQG; encoded by the coding sequence GTGGGCACCAGAAGCAAGGCCGGGTCACGCAGAGCCGACGCGGCCGGCGGCAAGCCGCGCCGCCGGCTGCTCAAGTGGTCGCTGGGCAGCGTCCTCGGTCTCGTCCTGCTCGGCATGGCCGCCTTCGCGGCGCTCTACCTGTACGTCGACATACCCAAGGCCAACGCGGCGGCCATGGCCCAGGCCAACATCTACAAGACGGCCGACGGCAAGGTGATCGCCCGCACCGGCCAGGTCAACCGGGAACGTGTCCCGCTCAGCCAGATACCCCAGCCCGTCCAGCATGCCTTCGTGGCCGCGGAGAACAAGACGTTCTACAGCGACAGCGGCGTCGACCTCAAGGGCATGACCCGCGCCCTGTACAACACCGTCTCCGGCCACGGCAAGCAGGGCGGCTCGACCATCACCCAGCAGTACGTCAAGAACTTCTACCTCAACCAGAACCAGACGGTCTCCCGCAAGCTCAAGGAGCTGTTCATCTCCCTCAAGGTCGACCGGGAGATGAGCAAGGACCAGATCCTCGAGGGCTACCTCAACACCGTCTTCTTCGGCCGCCGCGCCTACGGCATCCAGGCCGCCGCCCAGGCGTACTACGGCGTCGACGTCTCCAAGCTCACCGTCGCCCAGGGCGCCTACCTCGCCACCCTCGTCCAGGCGCCGGGCGAGTACGACATGGCCACCGCCACCCCCGAGGGCAAGCGGCTGGCCACCCAGCGCTGGAACTACGTGCTCGACAACATGGTCCAGATGCACTGGCTGGACCCGGCCCAGCGGGCGAGGACCGCCTTCGCGCAGCCGCACGCCCCCAAGGGCACCCCGGGGCTGACCGGCCAGACCGGCTACTTCGTGGAGCTGGCCAACAAGCAGCTCACCTCCAGCGGCGCCGTCGACGCCGACGAACTCGCGGCCGGCGGCTGGACGATCACCCTGACGATAGACCCGGCCAAGCAGAAGGACCTGGAACAGGCGGTCAAGACCGAGCTGACCGACCAGCTCGACCCGGCGCAGCGCAAGGCCGACGCCGACGTCCAGGCCGGCGCCGTCTCGGTGGACCCGCGCAACGGCCAGGTGGTCGCCCTCTACGGCGGCGCCGGCTACCCCAAGCAGTGGATCTCCAACGCCACCCGCACCGACTACCAGGTGGCCTCCACCTTCAAGCCGCTGGTGCTCGCCGCCGCGCTGGAGAACGGCGCCTCCACCCAGGACGGCCGCCGGATCACCGCCGACACCGTCTACGACGGCACCAACCGCCGCCCGGTGCAAGGCACTCCGACGCCGTTCGCGCCGCCCAACGAGGACCAGGTCAGCTACGGCCCGATCACCGTGCAGAAGGCCATGGACCAGTCGGTCAACTCGGTCTTCGCGCAGATGGCCGTGGACGTCGGCCTGAACAAGGTCGCCGACACCGCCGTCAAGCTCGGCATGCCCGCCGACACCGCGGGGCTGCGGGACGGCCCGGCGATCGCGCTGGGCACCATGGGCGCCAGCCCGTTGCAGATGGCGGGCATCTACGCCACCTTCGACGACCACGGCCGCAAGGTCACCCCGAGCATCGTGAAGTCCGCGGTGCGCGGCGGCACCCCGGTCCAGCTGAAGAACCCCGTCGGCGACCAGGCGGTCAGCCGCTCCACCGCCGACACCCTCACCTCGGTGCTGACCGGCGTGGTCAACTCCGGCACCGGTACCTCCGCGCACCAGGACAGCCAGGTGGCGGGGAAGACCGGCACCTCGGACAACAACAAGTCGGCCTGGTTCACCGGCTACACCCCGAACCTGGTCACCTCGGTGGGGCTCTTCGCCCAGGACGCCAAGAACGGCTCGCAGTCCACGCTGCGCGGCCTGGCCGGCGGCGGCCGGGTCAACGGTGGCGGCCTGCCCGCGCAGATCTGGGGGAGCTACACCCGGGCCGCGCTGGAGGGCACCGACGCCCAGCAGTTCGACCTCCAGACCGACCAGGGCGCCGCGCTGCAACCGGACACCCCCGTCGGCTCGGCCCCGCCGGCCACCTCCTCGGCGCCCCCGTCGACGCCGCCGTCGGCGCCCGCCTCGCACGCCGCTTCCGCCCCGCCGGTGCCCGGCTCCGGCAGCAGCGACGCCCCGTCCCACGGCAACCATGGCGGCGGCTCGCACCAGCCGGGCGGCGGCCCCGGCGGAACCGGCGGCCACACCCAGGCGCCGCCCCCGGTGCAGCCGACCGTGCCCCCGCCGCCGACCGGCAACGCCCAGCAGCCGCCCGGCGACGGCGGCCAGGGCCAGGGCTGA